The genomic region CGGGCTCATTTTTCCGAGTTGCCCACGCTAGCCTCCGCCTTCAACCACTCGCAGAAAGCATCGGCGCCGGGGTGGGGCCGGCCGCCATCAGGTCTGACAACCCAGAGTGCATACGCATTGGGCAGTGTCAGCCCGAAAGGCCTGACCAGCCGTCCGCGTTGCAGGTCTTCCTCGACCAAGGGGGCAACCCCGAGGGCGATGCCGTGGCCGGCGGTGGCGGCTTCCTGGGCGAGGTAGATGCTGTCGAAGACGGGGCCGTGGGTGGCGTCCACGCGTTTCGCGCCGGCGGCGTGCAGCCAGGCGGGCCAGTCGGGGACGCCGGGGCGGTCGGTGGCGCTGTCGTCGTGGAGCAGGGTGTGGTGGCGCAGGTCGTCGGGCGTGCGCAGGGGATGCGGGCCGTCGTGCGCCAGCGCGGGGGCGCAGACGGGGAATACCGGGGCGTCCATCAGGCGTTCGGCGACGACGTCGGTGTAGCCGCCCGGGCCGTAGCGGATGGCGATGTCGATGCCGCCGCGGACGAAGTCGGCGGGGTCGTTGCCGGTCTCGATGCGGAGCTTGAGCTCGGGGCAGTCGCGGTGGAAGCGGTGCAGCCGCGGCGCCAGCCACTTGGCGGCGAAGGATTCCAGGGTGCTGACGCGCAGGTGCGCGGCGCCGGGCGCGGTGGCGCGGTCCAGGGCGAGGTCGAGCTGCGCGAACACCTCGCCCAGCGATGCGGCCAAGGCCGCGCCTTGTTCGCTCAGTTCCACCACGCGGTGGCCGCGGTGGAACAGGGTCACGCCGAGATGGGCTTCCAGCCGCTTCACCTGGTGGCTGATCGCCGCCGGGGTGACGAACAGCTCGGCGGCGGCGGCCTGGAAACTCAGGTGGCGGGCCGCGGCCTCGAAGGCCCTGAGCGCGTTGAGCGGAGCGGGGTGGCGGGGCTTCACGTCGCGCGGGCCTGCGGTTGCCGGAGCCGCATCGTATCAGGACAGTTTTTCTAAGGTGACGTTGAAAACATATCGTTTGTCGCCGCCGGCCGCGCTGGAAATGATGGCCCGCATCGAAACGATGCATGCCCCCATGAGATACGAAACGATCGGTTCCAACGTGTTGATGTTCGTCGGCGACGATTACCAGTCGGTCGCCACCGCCTTCCTCGACGGTGACGACGTGCTGCTGGTCGATGCGCTCGGCAGCATGGACGATGCGCTCGCGCTGCGCCGGGTGCTGTGCGAGGAGCTGGGCAAGACGGTGCGTGTCATCGCCGCGACTCACTACATGAGCGACCACGGCGCGGCGATGTCGCTGTTCCCGGAGGCGCTCACGGTCGCGCATCGGCAGCATCGGCAGACGTTCCTGTCGCAGAACCGCTGCGTGCACGCGTTCTACCGCGAGCCGAAGCTGGTGTTCGACGTCGGCATGAGCCTGCGCTGGGGCGCGCACGAGTTGCACTTCGTGCACAACCCCGGCAAGACGGCGGACCACGTCAGCGTCGATGTGCCCAGCGCCGACCTGGTCTGCGCGGGCGACAACATCGTCGGCAACATCGTCTACCTGTCCCGCGCCGATCCGGTGATGCTCCGCGCGGCGATCGGACG from Lysobacter alkalisoli harbors:
- a CDS encoding MBL fold metallo-hydrolase gives rise to the protein MRYETIGSNVLMFVGDDYQSVATAFLDGDDVLLVDALGSMDDALALRRVLCEELGKTVRVIAATHYMSDHGAAMSLFPEALTVAHRQHRQTFLSQNRCVHAFYREPKLVFDVGMSLRWGAHELHFVHNPGKTADHVSVDVPSADLVCAGDNIVGNIVYLSRADPVMLRAAIGRMRQFGRGTVIGGHMGRFPAVTLDNAVHYLDRLQQIVVDIRACVPMDGVAGRVAAIRIEDCVAPGVEPSDFERKWHGHNLEVIVSQSVFALDAAVAAREVRA
- the gcvA gene encoding transcriptional regulator GcvA; translated protein: MKPRHPAPLNALRAFEAAARHLSFQAAAAELFVTPAAISHQVKRLEAHLGVTLFHRGHRVVELSEQGAALAASLGEVFAQLDLALDRATAPGAAHLRVSTLESFAAKWLAPRLHRFHRDCPELKLRIETGNDPADFVRGGIDIAIRYGPGGYTDVVAERLMDAPVFPVCAPALAHDGPHPLRTPDDLRHHTLLHDDSATDRPGVPDWPAWLHAAGAKRVDATHGPVFDSIYLAQEAATAGHGIALGVAPLVEEDLQRGRLVRPFGLTLPNAYALWVVRPDGGRPHPGADAFCEWLKAEASVGNSEK